The genomic segment CAAGGATCAGATCAAGAATTTCGCCAAGAAGCTGGTGGAGGAGCAGCCCGATGCGGCGACCCTGCGGGCGGTGGTGCGTGCCCGAAAGCCGACCGCCATGCACTTTCGCGACGACGGCATCGTGCCGAACAATCCGCGCTTCCCGGCGCTGCTCTATCGCCGGGCGGTGAAGCTGAACGGCCGGCGCTTTCCGCCGGAGGTCGTCATCGACACGCTGTTCGACACGAACGGCTGGGGCCGGTCGTGGCGCGACACCGTGTACGACTTCGTCCACTATCATTCGCAGATCCATGAAGTGATGGGGGTGGCGCGCGGTGCGGCGCGGATCGAGTGCGGCGGGATCAAGGGCCGCATCCTGAATGTGAAAGCCGGCGACGTTCTGGTCCTGCCCGCGGGCACCGGCCACCGGCTGATCGAGTCCAGCCGGGACTTTCTGGTCGTCGGAGCCTACCCGCAGGACGGCACCTATGACGAGTGCACCGACACGCGCCAGCGTCCTGACGCGGTCAAGCGCATCGCCAAGGTCCGCAAGCCGAAGACGGATCCCGTGCTGGGGAGCGACGGGCCGCTGCTCGCCGCGTGGCGGAGCGCTCAGCTCAGATAATCCGGCGTGAAATCCGCCAGTCTGCGCAACTCGTCGGGCTGCAGCAGCTCGATCTCGCTGCCTTCCCAGGCGATGAACCCGCGATGCCTCAGCTCCTGGATGGTGCGATTGACGTGGACGATCGACAGTCCGCAGGCGTCCGCGACGTGCCGTTGCGTCATCGGCATCTGGAAACCGTTCCCTTTGACGAGGCCGACGACCGCCAGCCTTGCGGCCAGCTCGCAGATGAGGTGCGCGACCTTGGGCAACGCCGCCTGCGCGCCGAGGCGGGCGATCCATTGCCGGGAGATCGCCGCGTCGACCAGCGTCTCGCGCCAGAAGGCGCGGGTCAG from the Bradyrhizobium sp. WBAH42 genome contains:
- a CDS encoding cupin, with amino-acid sequence MPVKDQIKNFAKKLVEEQPDAATLRAVVRARKPTAMHFRDDGIVPNNPRFPALLYRRAVKLNGRRFPPEVVIDTLFDTNGWGRSWRDTVYDFVHYHSQIHEVMGVARGAARIECGGIKGRILNVKAGDVLVLPAGTGHRLIESSRDFLVVGAYPQDGTYDECTDTRQRPDAVKRIAKVRKPKTDPVLGSDGPLLAAWRSAQLR